CTGCCAGCGCGATGATGGCCATCAGGCGCCGCCACCGGGTGCGCGCGCAGGAGAGACGAGGCATGGGCCCTGTGTTCGATGCACTGCAGGCCAGCGCTGCGGCCATGGCGGTGCTGGCCGCCGCTGGCGACAGCCCGGCCCGCCTGGCCCGGCACCAGGCGCAGCGCCTGGCCGCCCTGCTGACGCATGCGCAGCAGGCCAGCCCCTGGTGGCGCGAACGCCTGCGCGGCATCGACCCGGCGCGCACACCGCTGCACGCGCTGCCGGTCAGCCGGCGTGGCGAGTTGATGGCCGACTTCGACCACTGGGTCACCGATCCGGCGCTGCGGCTGGCCGAGTTGCGCGCCTTCACCGCCGATGCCTCGCGCATCGCCGAGCCCTGGCTGGACCGCTACCTGGTGTGGGAAAGCTCGGGCACCAGCGGCCTGCCGGGGGTGTTTGTGCACGACGCAGCCACGCTGGCGGTGTATGACGCGCTGGAGGCCCTGCGCCGCAGCGAGCCGCCGTGCTGGTGGCGCTGGCTCGATCCGGCCCAGCTGGGCGAGCGCCTGGTGTTCGTGGGGGCCACCGGCGGGCACTTTGCCAGCCTGGTGAGCCTGCGGCGGCTGCAGCGCCTGCAGCCCTGGCGCGGCGCAGCGCTGGGCATCGTGTCGATCCTGCAGCCCACGGCCGAGCTGGTGGCCGAGCTCAATGCACTGCAGCCCAGCCAGCTGGCCACCTACCCCAGTGCCGCCGCCCTGCTGGCCGACGAGGCCGCCGCCGGCCGGCTGCGCATCCGCCCGCGCACGGTGTGGACCGGCGGCGAAACCCTGACCGACAGCCAGCGCCGGCACATCGCCCACCAGCTGGGCTGCCCGGTGCGCGACAGCTACGGCGCCTCGGAGTTTCTGCCCATCGGCTGGCAGTGCCGGCATGGCGCGTTGCATGTCAATGCCGACTGGGTGATCCTCGAGCCGGTGGACGAGCACCACCGCCCGGTGCCGCCCGGCAGCCTGTCGGCCAACTGCCTGCTCACCAACCTGGCCAACCGGGTGCAGCCGCTGATCCGCTACGAGCTGGGCGACCGCATCCGCATCGCGGCCGAGCGCTGCCGCTGCGGCTCGCCGCTGCCGGTGCTGCAGGTGCAGGGCCGCCACGACGACCGCCTGGTGATGGCCGGCAGGCAGGGCCACCCGGTCACGCTGCTGCCGCTGGCGCTGAGCACGGTGCTGGAGGAGCAGGCCGGGCTCTACGACTTCACCCTCACCCAGCGCGACCGCCACACGCTGGTGCTGCAGCTGCCGCTGCCGGCCGAGCAGGCGGCCGACGCGCTGGCCCGCGGCTGCGCCGCACTCAGCGGCTTTGCGGCGCAGCAGGGCGTAGCCCGGCCGCGGGTGCTGGGCGAGGCCGGCCGGCCGGTGCCGCATGGCCGCAGCGGCAAGGCGCAGCGCATCACGGCGATGGCCTGACGGGCGGCGCGCCGGTCGGCTGCGCGCAAGGCTGCCATGTGCCCGCGCGGCAGGTTCATGCACAACGTGTCAGGCCCACAGGTCAAGCGGCGGGTCGGCCGACAGCGCGCGCATCAGGTCGCCGCGGCCGATGTAGCCCTGCACCTGGCCGCCCTCGTCCACCACCGGCAGGCCCGGCAGGCCGGTGGCGGCCAGCACCTGGGCCAGGCGGCGCACATCGGTGGCCGCCGCCACCGCCGGCACCGGCGTGCGCATGCGCGCCGACACCGGCTGCGCCCAGAAGGCCGTCAGGCGCGAGGGGTCGACCAGCGGCGGCGGTGCCAGATCGGCCAGCCGCGCCAGGCCCACCAGGCCGCCGGCAGCGTTGCGCACCGGCGCCTGGGCCACGCCGCGCGCGCTCAGCAGCTGCCAGGCGCGGCGCAGCGGCACATCGGCCGGCAGCAGCAGCACCTCGTGGCTCATCAGCTCGGCCACGGTGGTGATGCGGTGGCGCGCCACCTCGCCGCCGGGGGCATAGGCCGCCGCGGCGGCGGCCACCGCGTCGCGCCGGGCCGCCGTGGCGCCGTGGCCGTGGCCGTTGCCGCCGGGCTCGCGCTCCAGCGGCCGGCCGGCGTCGTCGAGCGCGCCCACGAAGGTGATCTCGCGGTCGTCCACCGGCGCCACGCGCAGGCCCTGGCCCACGCCGGGCACCCGCCGCAGCTGCTCCAGTGAACCGGTGAACACCCGCCCCGTCGTGCCATAGATGCTGAACATCGCGTCACGCCCCCGCCCCAGCCGAGATGCGCAAGGATACGACGCCGGCCGCCGCACGGGCATGGCCCGGGGGTCAGGTGCGCGTCGGGCACGGTGGCTAAACTGCACGGGTTTGCCCAGGCCTTGCGCAGTGCGTGCGGGGCCGCAGCCATCGCCCCCCTTCCCTCCCTTCCGGCGCGCACCCCCATGAGCACCACCACCACGATCCGCCAGCAAGACCTGATCGACAGCATCGCCGCGGCGCTGCAGTACATCAGCTACTACCACCCGGCCGACTACATCGCCCACCTGGCGCGCGCCTACGAGCGCGAGGAAAGCGCCGCGGCCAAGGACGCCATTGCGCAGATCCTGACCAACAGCCGCATGTGCGCCGAAGGCCGGCGCCCGATCTGCCAGGACACCGGCATCGTCAACGTGTTCCTGAAGATCGGCATGGACGTGCGCTGGGAAGGCTTTACCGGCAGCATCGACGACGCCGTCAACGCCGGCGTGCGCCAGGGCTACCTGAACCCCGACAACGTGCTGCGCGCCAGCGTGCTGGACGACCCGATCTTTGCGCGCAAGAACACCAAGGACAACACGCCCGCCGTGGTGCATGTGGAACTGGTGCCCGGCAACACCATCGACGTGACCGTGGCCGCCAAGGGCGGTGGCAGCGAGAACAAGAGCAAGGTCTACATGCTCAACCCCAGCGACGACATCGTCGAGTGGGTGCTCAAGACCGTGCCCACCATGGGCGCCGGCTGGTGTCCGCCGGGCATGCTGGGCATCGGCGTGGGCGGCACGGCCGAGAAGGCAGTGCTGCTGGCCAAGCAGGCGCTGATGGACGACATCGACATGTACGAGCTGCTCGAGCGCGGCCCGGCCAACAAGCTCGAGGAAATGCGCATCGAGCTGTACGAGAAGGTCAATGCGCTGGGCATCGGCGCGCAGGGCCTGGGCGGCCTGACCACGGTGCTGGACGTGAAGATCAAGACCTTCCCCACCCACGCCGCGAGCAAGCCGATCGCGATGATTCCCAACTGCGCAGCGACGCGGCATGCGCACTTCGTGATGGATGGTTCGGGCCCGGTCTACCTCGATCCGCCCAGCCTCGACCTGTGGCCCAACGTGCACTGGGCGCCCGACTACAACAAGAGCAAGAGCGTCGACCTCGACAGCCTCACCCCCGCCGAGGTGGCCAGCTGGAAGCCGGGCCAGACCCTGCTGCTGAGCGGCAAGCTGCTGACCGGCCGCGACGCCGCGCACAAGCGCATCCAGGACATGCTGGCCAAGGGCGAGCCGTTGCCGGTCGACTTCACCAACCGCGTCATCTACTACGTGGGCCCGGTCGATCCGGTGCGCGACGAGGTGGTGGGCCCGGCCGGCCCCACCACCGCCACGCGCATGGACAAGTTCACCCGCATGATGCTCGAGAAGACCGGGCTGATCGCCATGGTGGGCAAGAGCGAGCGCGGCCCGGTGGCCATCCAGGCCATCCAGGACAACAAGTCGGCCTACCTGATGGCCGTGGGCGGCAGCGCCTACCTGGTGGCCAAGGCCATCAAGGCCGCCAAGGTGCTGGCCTTTGAAGACCTGGGCATGGAAGCCATCTACGAGTTCACCGTCAAGGACATGCCGGTGACCGTGGCGGTGGATTCGCTCGGCACCAGCGTGCACGAGACCGGCCCGAAGGAATGGCAGGCGCGCATCGGCAAGATCCCGGTGACGGTGGCCTGAGCGGCTGAGCGGCTGAGCGGCTGAGCGGCTGAGCGGCTGAGCGGGCCGCCAGGGCCCGGCGCCAGCCCCGGCCTGAAGGCGCCCGCGCAACACATCGTCCCCGCATCCACGGGGTTTGACGGGCAGCGCGGGCAATTCCGCATTGGACGTCGCCGGGCGATGCCAGACAGTCGCGCCCGGTGCGGCCAACCTCGGGCCGCTTGCAGGTGCATCGATGTCGCAGTTTTTCTCCCGTCGCCGCTGGCTGGCACTGGGCCTGGCGCTGGCCGACAGCGCCCGCGGCCAGTCCAACCCGGCGGCCAGCCCGGCGACCACCGGCGCAGCCACCAGCGCCAGCCCGTCGGCCAGCCCGAGCCCCGGCCGCAACGAGCCGGTGGTGATCGGCCAGAGTGCCCACCTCAGCGGCCCGCTGGCCACCACCTTTCTGGGCGTGCTGGCCGGCCAGCGCCTGGCGCTGACGCAGTTCAATGCGCGCGGCGGCGTGGCCGGGCGGCCGGTGCAGCTGATCACGCTGGACGACGGCTACGACGTCAAGCGCTGCGTGGCCAATGTGCGCCAGCTGATCGAGCGTGAACGCATCACCGCGCTGTTTGGCCTGGCCAGCACGCCCAACGTGGCGGCGGTGCTGCCGCTGCTGGCCGAGCGCCAGGTGCCGCTGGTGGGTGTCTACGGCGGCTCGCCCTCGCTGCGCGTGCAGCAGCACCCGTATTTCTTCACCACCACGGCCAGCTACCGCGACGAGGTGCTGCACATGCTGCGCAACCAGAAGACGCTGCAGCGCGAGCGCGTGGCCCTGGTCTACCAGAACGCCGCCTTCGGCCAGCTGATGCGCCCGGTGGTGGACGAGGCCGCGCGCGAGCTGGGCATGCAGGTGGTGGCGCGCGTGCCGCTCGAGGCCGATGGCAGCAACAGCGTGGCCGCCGCCGCCAGCGTGGCCGAGGCGCGGCCGCAGGCGGTGATCCTGATGGCCTTCGGGCCGCCCATCGTGCCCTTCATCAAGGCCGCACGGCAAAGCGTGGCCGCGCCGCTCTACGCGATCTCGATCGCCAATGCCAAGGCGCTGATCGAGGCCATGGGCGACGATGCCCGCGGCCTGGCCATCACCCAGGTGATTCCGCCGCCCTGGCGCAGCCAGGACGCGCTGGTGCGCGACTTCAGCGCCGCCAGCACCCGCGCCGGCACACCGGCCGACTACGAGCACTTCTACGGCTACCTCAACCTGCGCATCCTGCTCGAGGCGCTCAAGCGCGCCGGCCGCGGCGTGACGCCGGCCAAGCTGGTGAGCACGCTGGAAGGCATGAACCGCGTCGACCTGGGTGGCTACACGCTGAGCTTCTCACCCGGCAACCACCACGGCTCGAGCTACGTGGACAGCACCATCGTCGGGCCCGGCGGACGCTTCATCCGTTGAGCGGCGGTGCCGCCGCCACGCCGGCGGCCGGGCCGGCCGGCAGCGCCCGCACCACGCGCTGCGGAAACGGGATCTCGACGCCCTGCGCATCGAGGGCGCGCAGCACCGCCAGGTTGACGTCGCTGCGCACATTGCCCTGGCCGTTCTCGATGTCGGCCACCCAGAACACCAGCGTGAGCTCCAGGCCATCGGCGGCAAAGCTGCTCAGCTGCACCGAGGGCATGGGGTCGTGCAGCACCCGCGCCACGGCGGCCATGGCGCGCACCAGCTCGGGCATCAGCGCCTCGACATCGCTGCCGTAGGCCACCTGCACGGTGGTGGTGAGCGCCACCTTGGGATCGGCGAACGAGCAGTTCTCGACCCGCTGGGTGATCATCATCTCGTTGGGCACGATGGCCTCGCGGCCGTTGTTGGCCCGGATCACCGTGTAGCGCGTGCTGATGTCGGTGATGCGGCCCTCGAAGTTGTCGACCCGCACCACATCGCCAATGCGCAGCGAGCGCTCGGCCAGGATGACGAAACCCGACACGTAGTTGGCCGCCAGCTTCTGCAGGCCCAGGCCGATGCCCACGCCCACCGCGCCGCCCAGCACACCGAGTGCGCCCAGCGGAATGCCGGCCGCCGACATGGCCAGCAGCAGGCCGACCAGCAGCAGGCCGGCGCGCGTGGCATTGGCGGCGATCTTGCGCACGCTGAGGTTCACGCCGGTGGCACGCATCAGCCGCGATTCGATCGAGGCCGACAGCCACAGCACCGCCACCAGCACCGCGGCCGCGGTGAGCGCGCCTTCCACCAGGCTGCGCAGCGTGACCGGGGCCCCGCCGATCTTCCAGCTCACGCCCTCCATCTCGGCCAGCAGCACCGGCAGCAGGCCGGTGATCCACAGCACCAGCACGGCCCACACGCCCCAGCTGATGGTGCGCTCGAGCGCCCGCACCAGCGGCGACTTGGGAAACGCCGCATGCAGCACCCGCACGGCGATGCGGATCACTGCCAGGCTGGCCAGCATGGGCACTGCCACATGGAACACCGCCAATGGCAGCTTGTGGCTCAGCGCCACCATGCGCGCGCCCTGCGCCAGCGCCAGCGCCAGCAGCGGAAACAGCACGCCGTCGAAGCCGCGCTCGCCAAACAGGATGCCGGGCTCGCCGGCTGGCCGGGTGAGCCGCAGCACCAGCCAGGCCAGGCCCAGGCACAGCGCCAGCACACCCAGCTCGGCCAGGGCCGTGGGGTGCAGCAGCGACTGAAAAAGATCGAGGAAAGCGTCGAGACCGTTCATTGCCTCGATTCTGGCTTGAACCCGTAGTGTCGAAGCCTGGGCAGCTGCCGTCGCGAGCGGGCTCAGGGTGGTTCGAGCAACGCAGCCGTACACCCGTACGGCGAGTAGCGCAGGGCCGCCATGTGCCCGCGCAGCAGGCAGATGCCTAGGCTTCGGGCTGCATGTCGATCGCGCCGCAGGGGCACTCGGCGGCGCACATGCCACAGCCCTTGCAGTAATCCAGGTTGATCTGGAAGCGCTGGCCGGGCCCCAGCTTGATCACCGCGTTGTCGGGGCACACGCCGTAGCAGTTGTCGCACTCGAAGCAGTTGCCGCAGCTCAGGCAGCGCCGCGCCTCGAACAGCGCATTGGCCTCGGTGAGCCCGCCCTGCACCTCGTCAAAGCTGCTGCTGCGGCGCGCGGCATCGAGCTGCGGCCGCACGGTGGCCGGCGCATCGCTGTAATACCAGGGGTTCAGGCGCTCGAAGGAGGCCAGTGCGTGTTTTGGCGCGGCGCATGCCTGCGCGTCGCGCAGCCAGGCATCGATGTGGCGGGCGGCCTTCTTGCCATGGCCCACGGCGACGGTGACATTGCGCTCGGCCGGCACCATATCGCCACCGGCAAAGAGGCCGGCACGGCCGGTCATCAGCGTGGCCGGATCGACCTGCACCACGCCGTCGCGCAGCACCAGGCCGGGCACGCCGTGCAGCAGGCTCAGATCGACATCCTGGCCCAGCGCCAGCACCAGCGCATCGGCCTGCAGGGTTTCGTACTCGCCGGTCGGCTGGGGCTTGCCGTCGGCGTCGAGCTGCATCTTCTCGAGCGTGAGCGTGTCGCCCGCGGCCTGCGAGATGGTGGACAGCCACTTCACCTGCACGCCCTCCTGCAGCGCCTCTTCCACCTCGAAATCGTGCGCCGGCATCTGGCCGCGGGTGCGGCGGTAGACGATCACGGCCTCGGTGGCGCCCAGGCGGCGTGCGGTGCGGGCCACGTCGAGGGCGGTGTTGCCGCCGCCGTACACCGCCACGCGCCGGCCCAGCAGCGGTTTCTGGTCGCCTTCCATCGAGCGCAGCACGCTCACCGCGTCGAGGATGCGTGCCGAATCCTTGGCCGGAATGAAGGCGCGCTTGGCGATGTGCGCGCCCACGGCCAGAAAGGTGGCATCGAAGCCGGCCATCTCGGCCTGCAGATCGGCCACGCGGGTGTTGCACTGCACCGTGACGCCCATGGCCACGATGCGCTGCATCTCGGCCTCGAGCACCTCGCGCGGCAGGCGGTAGCGCGGGATGCCGAAGCGCATCATGCCGCCCATCTGCGGCCCCGCCTCCTTGACCGTGACGCGGTGGCCCAGGCGCCGCAGGTGGTAGGCCGCCGACATGCCCGAAGGCCCGGCACCCACCACCAGCACCTGCTTGCCCGACTCTTGCGCCGGCGGCGTGAAGGCCCAGCCGCGTGCGATGGCCTCGTCGCCCAGGAAACGCTCGACCGAGTTGATGCCCACCGCGGCATCGAGCTGGCCGCGGTTGCAGGCCGCTTCGCAGCTGTGATAGCACACCCGGCCCATGGTGGCCGGAAACGGGTTGTCGCGCGTGAGCTGGCGCCAGGCGCTTTCATAGTCACCACTTTCGGCATGGAACAGCCAGCCCTGGATGTCTTCACCGGCCGGGCACTGGGCATTGCAGGGCGGCAGGTGGTCGGCATACACCGGGCGCTGGCTGCGCCAGCTGCCGGTGTGGTTGGCCAGCGAGCTGCCAGGGTCCAGCGTGATGGCAAACGGCTTGTGCATGGTCAGGCCTCCTGCGCTGCGTCGATCAAGCCAAAACGCCGGATGTTCTTGTCGGCATCGGCCTGGATGCGCGCCAGCATCTCGGGGTGGCCGGCCTGGCCGCCGTGGGCGAAGAGATGGGCGAAGCGTTTCTGTGGTTTCAGGTAATCAGCCACCGGCACGCGGTGGCGGATCTTCTGCACCGCGGTGATCTCGCCATGCTGGGCCTCGAACACCGGAAACAGCCCGCTCTCGCGCGCCAGCCGGGCCAGGCGGATGGTGTCGTGGCTGGCCGCGCCCCAGCCCAGCGGACAGGGCACCAGGATGTGCAGATAACGTGCGCCGCGGATGGCCATCGCACGCTCGACCTTGGCCTCCAGATCGTGCAAGTCGGCCACGGTGGCGGTGGCCACATACGGGATCTCATGCGCCATGGCGATCAGCGGCAGGTTCTTGCCCTGGCCGAACACCGCGCCGGGCTCGCGGCCCAGCGCCTGCGTGGTGGCCGTGCGCGCAGCCGGCGGCGTGGCGCTGCTGCGCTGCACGCCGGTGTTCATGTAGGCCTCGTTGTCGTAGCAGATGTAGAGCACATCGTCGTTGCGCTCGAACATGCCACTCAAGCAGCCGAAGCCGATGTCGGTGGTGCCGCCATCGCCGCCCTGGGCGATCACGCGCACCGGCTTCTCACCGCGGTCACGCCCCTTGACCTTCAGCGCCGCGGCAATGCCGGTGCCCACCGCCGCGGCATTGCCGAACAGCGAGTGGATCCAGGGCAGCTGCCAGCTGGTTTCAGGGTAGGGCGTGGAGAACACCTCCAGGCAGCCAGTGGCGTTGGCGGCGATCAGCTGGCCGCTGGTGGCGCGCATCGCGGCATCCACCGCATAGCGCGCGCCCAGCGCCTCGCCGCAGCCCTGGCAGGCGCGGTGGCCGCTGTTGAGCGAGTTGTTGCGCTCGGTGCTGGCCTGCACGCTGCGCTGCTCGGGCGCCAGCAGGCGGTTGCCCACGGTGAAGGTGCCGGTCTGGTAGAACTTGACTGCGGTCATGGGAGCCCCTCGTCCGACGGGTCCGTCGGCCGGCCCCCCGAGGGGACGCGGGCCGGCTTGGGAGCGGCCCGGCGCTCGGCCCGCTCGCTCTGATCCGCACCGCGTACGGCCGGCATGCTGCCCAGATCGCGCAGCAGGTTCTCGGCGATCGGCCCGCTGCGGCGCTGGGCCGCCTCGCGCTCCAGCTGGCGGTTGACGATGCGCCAGTCCAGATCCAGAAAGCTCAAGGGCGGCAGCGTACCGGCCACCGCCTCGTGCAGCATGCGCGCCAGCGAGGCCTGCGTGATGGCCCGGCCACCCAGCCCGGCCACCACGGTGTGGCCGTGCAGGTGCAGGCCCGAGAGCGCCAGGCGCACATCGGTGCTGACCACGCCGCCCAGGCCCACCGAAAAGCTCTTTTCCAGCACCACCACGCGCTGTGCGCCGGCCAGCG
The genomic region above belongs to Aquabacterium sp. OR-4 and contains:
- a CDS encoding mechanosensitive ion channel family protein, with the translated sequence MNGLDAFLDLFQSLLHPTALAELGVLALCLGLAWLVLRLTRPAGEPGILFGERGFDGVLFPLLALALAQGARMVALSHKLPLAVFHVAVPMLASLAVIRIAVRVLHAAFPKSPLVRALERTISWGVWAVLVLWITGLLPVLLAEMEGVSWKIGGAPVTLRSLVEGALTAAAVLVAVLWLSASIESRLMRATGVNLSVRKIAANATRAGLLLVGLLLAMSAAGIPLGALGVLGGAVGVGIGLGLQKLAANYVSGFVILAERSLRIGDVVRVDNFEGRITDISTRYTVIRANNGREAIVPNEMMITQRVENCSFADPKVALTTTVQVAYGSDVEALMPELVRAMAAVARVLHDPMPSVQLSSFAADGLELTLVFWVADIENGQGNVRSDVNLAVLRALDAQGVEIPFPQRVVRALPAGPAAGVAAAPPLNG
- a CDS encoding ABC transporter substrate-binding protein — encoded protein: MSQFFSRRRWLALGLALADSARGQSNPAASPATTGAATSASPSASPSPGRNEPVVIGQSAHLSGPLATTFLGVLAGQRLALTQFNARGGVAGRPVQLITLDDGYDVKRCVANVRQLIERERITALFGLASTPNVAAVLPLLAERQVPLVGVYGGSPSLRVQQHPYFFTTTASYRDEVLHMLRNQKTLQRERVALVYQNAAFGQLMRPVVDEAARELGMQVVARVPLEADGSNSVAAAASVAEARPQAVILMAFGPPIVPFIKAARQSVAAPLYAISIANAKALIEAMGDDARGLAITQVIPPPWRSQDALVRDFSAASTRAGTPADYEHFYGYLNLRILLEALKRAGRGVTPAKLVSTLEGMNRVDLGGYTLSFSPGNHHGSSYVDSTIVGPGGRFIR
- a CDS encoding NAD(P)-binding protein, with product MHKPFAITLDPGSSLANHTGSWRSQRPVYADHLPPCNAQCPAGEDIQGWLFHAESGDYESAWRQLTRDNPFPATMGRVCYHSCEAACNRGQLDAAVGINSVERFLGDEAIARGWAFTPPAQESGKQVLVVGAGPSGMSAAYHLRRLGHRVTVKEAGPQMGGMMRFGIPRYRLPREVLEAEMQRIVAMGVTVQCNTRVADLQAEMAGFDATFLAVGAHIAKRAFIPAKDSARILDAVSVLRSMEGDQKPLLGRRVAVYGGGNTALDVARTARRLGATEAVIVYRRTRGQMPAHDFEVEEALQEGVQVKWLSTISQAAGDTLTLEKMQLDADGKPQPTGEYETLQADALVLALGQDVDLSLLHGVPGLVLRDGVVQVDPATLMTGRAGLFAGGDMVPAERNVTVAVGHGKKAARHIDAWLRDAQACAAPKHALASFERLNPWYYSDAPATVRPQLDAARRSSSFDEVQGGLTEANALFEARRCLSCGNCFECDNCYGVCPDNAVIKLGPGQRFQINLDYCKGCGMCAAECPCGAIDMQPEA
- a CDS encoding fumarate hydratase; the encoded protein is MSTTTTIRQQDLIDSIAAALQYISYYHPADYIAHLARAYEREESAAAKDAIAQILTNSRMCAEGRRPICQDTGIVNVFLKIGMDVRWEGFTGSIDDAVNAGVRQGYLNPDNVLRASVLDDPIFARKNTKDNTPAVVHVELVPGNTIDVTVAAKGGGSENKSKVYMLNPSDDIVEWVLKTVPTMGAGWCPPGMLGIGVGGTAEKAVLLAKQALMDDIDMYELLERGPANKLEEMRIELYEKVNALGIGAQGLGGLTTVLDVKIKTFPTHAASKPIAMIPNCAATRHAHFVMDGSGPVYLDPPSLDLWPNVHWAPDYNKSKSVDLDSLTPAEVASWKPGQTLLLSGKLLTGRDAAHKRIQDMLAKGEPLPVDFTNRVIYYVGPVDPVRDEVVGPAGPTTATRMDKFTRMMLEKTGLIAMVGKSERGPVAIQAIQDNKSAYLMAVGGSAYLVAKAIKAAKVLAFEDLGMEAIYEFTVKDMPVTVAVDSLGTSVHETGPKEWQARIGKIPVTVA
- a CDS encoding thiamine pyrophosphate-dependent enzyme gives rise to the protein MTAVKFYQTGTFTVGNRLLAPEQRSVQASTERNNSLNSGHRACQGCGEALGARYAVDAAMRATSGQLIAANATGCLEVFSTPYPETSWQLPWIHSLFGNAAAVGTGIAAALKVKGRDRGEKPVRVIAQGGDGGTTDIGFGCLSGMFERNDDVLYICYDNEAYMNTGVQRSSATPPAARTATTQALGREPGAVFGQGKNLPLIAMAHEIPYVATATVADLHDLEAKVERAMAIRGARYLHILVPCPLGWGAASHDTIRLARLARESGLFPVFEAQHGEITAVQKIRHRVPVADYLKPQKRFAHLFAHGGQAGHPEMLARIQADADKNIRRFGLIDAAQEA
- a CDS encoding CBS domain-containing protein — its product is MFSIYGTTGRVFTGSLEQLRRVPGVGQGLRVAPVDDREITFVGALDDAGRPLEREPGGNGHGHGATAARRDAVAAAAAAYAPGGEVARHRITTVAELMSHEVLLLPADVPLRRAWQLLSARGVAQAPVRNAAGGLVGLARLADLAPPPLVDPSRLTAFWAQPVSARMRTPVPAVAAATDVRRLAQVLAATGLPGLPVVDEGGQVQGYIGRGDLMRALSADPPLDLWA
- a CDS encoding phenylacetate--CoA ligase family protein yields the protein MGPVFDALQASAAAMAVLAAAGDSPARLARHQAQRLAALLTHAQQASPWWRERLRGIDPARTPLHALPVSRRGELMADFDHWVTDPALRLAELRAFTADASRIAEPWLDRYLVWESSGTSGLPGVFVHDAATLAVYDALEALRRSEPPCWWRWLDPAQLGERLVFVGATGGHFASLVSLRRLQRLQPWRGAALGIVSILQPTAELVAELNALQPSQLATYPSAAALLADEAAAGRLRIRPRTVWTGGETLTDSQRRHIAHQLGCPVRDSYGASEFLPIGWQCRHGALHVNADWVILEPVDEHHRPVPPGSLSANCLLTNLANRVQPLIRYELGDRIRIAAERCRCGSPLPVLQVQGRHDDRLVMAGRQGHPVTLLPLALSTVLEEQAGLYDFTLTQRDRHTLVLQLPLPAEQAADALARGCAALSGFAAQQGVARPRVLGEAGRPVPHGRSGKAQRITAMA